In the Klebsiella aerogenes KCTC 2190 genome, one interval contains:
- a CDS encoding LysR family transcriptional regulator, with protein sequence MSFQIKFHQIRAFVEVAREGSIRGASRALAISQPALTKAIKELEEGLSAQLFVRRSQGVALTENGESFYQHASLILEELRAAQDELLQRQGEQAGQINIGLGASVARSLMPSVICRFHQQHPLVKVRIMEGQLLAMINELRQGELDFTINTYYPGPYDHEFSFEKLFEKPFAVFARAGHPAARATSLAELLDHHWTMPTPRGSYFKQLQEMFNQAGLAPKVDIVCETFSSCISLVVKSDFLSILPVELGNDPMMADKLVMIPIRETLPRATYYLIQRRDTRPTPLTASLITLFRRQSRQLFP encoded by the coding sequence ATGTCATTTCAGATTAAATTTCATCAAATTCGCGCTTTCGTTGAGGTTGCCCGCGAGGGGAGTATTCGCGGCGCCAGCCGGGCGCTGGCGATCTCGCAGCCTGCGTTGACCAAGGCGATTAAAGAGCTGGAAGAGGGGCTTTCCGCCCAACTGTTTGTCCGCCGCAGCCAGGGGGTGGCGCTGACGGAAAACGGCGAAAGTTTTTACCAACATGCGAGCCTGATCCTTGAAGAGCTGCGGGCGGCGCAGGATGAACTGCTGCAGCGTCAGGGCGAGCAGGCCGGGCAGATTAATATTGGTCTCGGCGCCAGCGTCGCCCGTTCGCTGATGCCATCGGTGATCTGCCGCTTTCATCAGCAGCATCCGTTGGTGAAGGTGCGGATCATGGAAGGGCAACTCCTGGCGATGATTAATGAGCTGCGTCAGGGTGAGCTTGATTTCACTATCAACACCTACTATCCCGGTCCGTACGATCATGAATTCAGCTTTGAAAAACTGTTTGAGAAACCGTTCGCGGTATTCGCCCGCGCCGGACATCCGGCTGCGCGCGCCACTTCTCTCGCTGAATTGCTCGATCACCACTGGACGATGCCAACGCCGCGCGGCAGCTACTTTAAACAACTGCAGGAGATGTTTAACCAGGCCGGGCTGGCGCCCAAGGTCGATATCGTGTGTGAAACCTTCTCTTCGTGCATCAGTCTGGTGGTGAAGAGCGATTTCCTCAGCATTCTGCCGGTAGAGCTCGGAAACGATCCGATGATGGCGGATAAACTGGTGATGATCCCGATACGTGAAACGTTGCCCAGGGCAACCTACTACCTGATCCAGCGGCGCGATACGCGACCAACGCCGTTAACGGCTTCGTTAATCACCTTGTTTCGTCGTCAAAGCCGTCAATTGTTTCCTTAA
- the smrA gene encoding DNA endonuclease SmrA — MNLDDKSLFLDAMEDVQPLKRNNDVHWHRERNVRAPQRIDTLQLDNYLTTGYLDIVPLAVPLEFKREGLQSGVLEKLRRGKYSQQASLSLLRQPVEQCRQMLFAFVIQAQKEGLRNLLIIHGKGRDDQAHANIIRSYLARWLPELPEVQAFCAALPHHGGSGACYVALRKSEQAKQENWELHAKRSR, encoded by the coding sequence ATGAACCTTGACGACAAATCCCTGTTTCTTGACGCCATGGAGGATGTCCAGCCTCTGAAACGCAATAATGACGTACACTGGCACCGTGAGCGCAACGTGCGCGCCCCGCAGCGTATCGATACCCTGCAGCTCGATAATTATCTGACCACCGGCTACCTCGATATTGTGCCGCTCGCCGTGCCGCTGGAGTTCAAACGGGAAGGGCTGCAAAGCGGAGTGCTGGAAAAACTGCGGCGCGGAAAATACAGCCAGCAGGCAAGCCTGTCGCTCCTGCGCCAGCCGGTCGAACAGTGTCGGCAAATGCTGTTCGCCTTCGTGATACAGGCGCAAAAAGAGGGGCTGCGTAATTTACTTATCATCCACGGCAAAGGCCGTGATGACCAGGCCCACGCCAATATTATTCGCAGCTACCTGGCGCGCTGGCTGCCAGAGCTGCCCGAGGTACAGGCGTTTTGCGCCGCGCTACCGCACCACGGCGGCAGCGGCGCTTGTTACGTGGCGCTGCGTAAATCCGAACAGGCTAAGCAGGAGAACTGGGAGCTGCACGCTAAACGCAGCCGCTAG
- a CDS encoding IclR family transcriptional regulator domain-containing protein produces MDKHPDDVVAGDGDPFKGDPNFMASLARGLEVIQAFTPQRPVLSISQISQKTGIPRAAVRRCLYTLSKLGFVYAEDGKNFQLRPRILALGHAWLASTPLARSAQPVLKHLSEMLNESCSIATLDGDDILYIARASSSRIMTIDLDIGSRLPAWATSMGRVLLSHQPEERLNDMLGRVTMIRYTPQTVDSVNKLRAELKRVHQQGYALNDQELEMGLRSLAVPLYNPQGQVEAALNVGVHAGQMSTREMLDRVLPELQKAARELTLLLR; encoded by the coding sequence ATGGACAAGCATCCAGATGATGTAGTGGCGGGCGACGGCGATCCGTTTAAGGGCGACCCGAACTTTATGGCGTCGCTGGCGCGGGGGCTGGAAGTGATTCAGGCTTTTACCCCGCAGCGCCCGGTGCTGTCGATTTCGCAGATCAGCCAAAAGACCGGCATCCCCCGAGCGGCGGTACGGCGCTGCCTGTATACCTTAAGCAAACTGGGATTCGTCTACGCCGAAGACGGTAAGAATTTCCAGCTGCGTCCGCGGATCCTCGCCCTCGGTCACGCCTGGCTGGCCTCAACGCCGCTGGCGCGCTCGGCGCAGCCGGTGCTCAAGCATCTGAGCGAAATGCTCAATGAATCCTGCTCAATCGCCACCCTCGATGGCGACGATATCCTGTATATCGCCCGCGCCTCCAGTTCGCGAATTATGACGATCGATCTTGATATCGGCAGCCGCCTGCCGGCGTGGGCGACCTCCATGGGCCGCGTGCTGTTAAGCCATCAGCCGGAAGAACGGCTGAACGACATGCTGGGCCGGGTGACGATGATTCGCTACACCCCGCAAACGGTAGATTCGGTGAATAAGCTGCGCGCGGAGCTAAAACGCGTGCATCAGCAGGGATATGCGTTGAACGATCAGGAACTGGAAATGGGGCTGCGTTCGCTGGCGGTACCGCTATATAACCCGCAGGGACAGGTGGAAGCAGCGCTGAACGTCGGGGTTCACGCGGGCCAGATGTCGACCCGCGAAATGCTGGACAGAGTGCTGCCGGAATTACAAAAAGCCGCCCGCGAGCTAACGCTGCTGCTGCGCTAG
- a CDS encoding 3-oxoacid CoA-transferase subunit A, translating to MIDKSVSTLSEAIAGIHDGATIMIGGFGPAGQPTYLIDALIDQGARDLTIINNNAGNGEVGLAALLKAGRVRKMICSFPRQVDSQIFDDLYRRGKVELELVPQGNLAARIQAAGAGLGAVFTPTGYGTPLAEGKETREIDGRHYVLEYPIKADFALIKAHQGDRWGNLVYRKAARNFGPIMATAAKTTIVEVSQLVALGELDPENIITPGIFVQRVFSLENLSVAQSA from the coding sequence ATGATTGATAAAAGCGTGTCGACGCTGAGTGAGGCCATTGCCGGGATCCACGACGGCGCGACCATCATGATCGGCGGATTTGGCCCCGCCGGGCAGCCGACGTATCTGATTGACGCCCTGATTGACCAGGGCGCCCGCGACCTAACCATTATTAATAACAACGCGGGTAATGGCGAAGTGGGGCTGGCGGCGCTGCTCAAAGCCGGGCGGGTGCGCAAAATGATCTGCTCATTCCCGCGCCAGGTAGATTCACAAATTTTCGATGACCTCTATCGCCGCGGCAAAGTTGAGCTGGAACTGGTGCCGCAGGGCAACCTGGCGGCGCGGATCCAGGCCGCTGGCGCAGGTCTCGGCGCGGTCTTTACCCCTACCGGCTACGGCACGCCGCTGGCGGAAGGCAAAGAAACCCGGGAAATAGATGGCCGCCATTATGTGCTTGAGTATCCGATTAAAGCTGACTTCGCCTTGATTAAGGCCCACCAGGGAGACCGCTGGGGCAACCTGGTCTACCGCAAAGCGGCGCGCAACTTCGGCCCGATTATGGCGACCGCCGCCAAAACCACCATTGTTGAAGTCTCGCAGCTGGTCGCCCTTGGCGAACTCGACCCGGAAAACATCATCACCCCGGGGATTTTCGTCCAGCGTGTATTCTCGCTGGAAAATCTGTCCGTCGCGCAAAGCGCCTGA
- a CDS encoding 3-oxoacid CoA-transferase subunit B — protein sequence MQKLTRDEMAQRVARDIPEGAYVNLGIGLPTRIANYLPADKEVFLHSENGLLGMGPKPQPGEEDPELINAGKEYVTLLQGGCFFHHGDSFAMMRGGHLDICVLGAYQVSASGDLANWSTGAPDSIPAVGGAMDLAIGARQVFVMMDHLTRDGECKLVEQCSYPLTGVGCVSRIYTDLAVIDITDRGPVVREIFNGLSFEELQRITPVALTFEQLAESA from the coding sequence ATGCAAAAACTGACTCGTGACGAAATGGCCCAGCGCGTCGCCCGCGATATTCCGGAAGGCGCTTACGTCAACCTTGGTATCGGTCTGCCGACCCGCATCGCCAACTATCTACCTGCCGATAAAGAGGTGTTCCTGCACAGTGAAAACGGGCTACTGGGAATGGGGCCGAAGCCGCAGCCCGGCGAAGAGGATCCAGAACTGATCAACGCGGGTAAAGAGTATGTCACCCTGCTGCAGGGCGGCTGTTTTTTCCACCATGGCGACTCCTTCGCCATGATGCGCGGCGGACATCTGGATATCTGCGTGCTGGGCGCCTATCAGGTTTCCGCCAGCGGCGATCTCGCTAACTGGAGCACCGGCGCGCCGGATTCGATCCCGGCGGTTGGAGGGGCGATGGATTTGGCTATCGGCGCCCGCCAGGTGTTTGTGATGATGGACCATCTGACCCGCGATGGCGAATGCAAACTGGTCGAACAGTGCAGCTACCCGCTGACCGGCGTCGGTTGCGTCAGCCGTATCTATACCGATCTGGCGGTCATCGATATTACCGACCGCGGCCCGGTGGTGCGCGAAATCTTTAATGGCCTCTCCTTTGAAGAGCTACAGCGCATCACTCCGGTGGCGCTGACTTTTGAACAACTGGCGGAAAGTGCGTAA
- the pcaF gene encoding 3-oxoadipyl-CoA thiolase, which yields MNQAFICDAVRTPFGRFGGALSSMRADDLAALPLKALLERNPGLDPALIDDVIYGCANQAGEDNRNVARMALLLAGLPQSVPGSTINRLCGSSLDAIGVAARAIKSGETQLMIAGGVESMSRAPFVMGKAESAFSRSMQMEDTTIGWRFINPQMKAQYGVHSMPETAENVADEFAISRADQDAFALRSQLRTAAAQEAGRFADELIAVSVPQRKGEPLRFSRDEHPRSTSLEALAKLRGVVRTDGSVTAGNASGVNDGACALLLASEQAMSANDLQPLARVVGVATAGVAPRIMGFGPAPAVRKVLAQTGLTLAQMDVIELNEAFAAQALAVTRDLGLPDDAAHVNPNGGAIALGHPLGASGGRLAMTAAYQLKRTGGRYALCTMCIGVGQGIALIIERV from the coding sequence ATGAATCAGGCATTTATCTGTGATGCGGTGCGTACGCCGTTTGGCCGTTTTGGCGGCGCATTATCCAGTATGCGCGCCGACGATTTGGCGGCGCTGCCGCTGAAAGCGCTGCTGGAGCGTAACCCGGGACTCGATCCGGCGCTGATCGACGATGTGATCTACGGCTGCGCCAACCAGGCCGGAGAAGATAACCGTAACGTGGCGCGCATGGCGCTGTTGCTGGCCGGGCTGCCGCAGAGCGTTCCCGGCAGCACGATTAACCGCCTCTGTGGTTCCAGTCTCGATGCAATCGGCGTCGCGGCGCGGGCGATTAAAAGCGGCGAAACTCAACTGATGATCGCCGGTGGGGTGGAGAGTATGTCGCGCGCGCCGTTTGTGATGGGCAAAGCCGAGAGCGCCTTTAGCCGCTCGATGCAGATGGAAGATACCACCATCGGCTGGCGCTTTATTAACCCGCAGATGAAAGCGCAGTACGGCGTGCACTCGATGCCGGAAACCGCGGAAAACGTCGCCGATGAGTTTGCCATTTCTCGCGCCGACCAGGACGCTTTTGCGCTACGCAGTCAGTTACGTACCGCGGCGGCGCAGGAAGCGGGGCGTTTCGCCGATGAACTGATCGCCGTATCGGTGCCGCAGCGCAAAGGTGAGCCGCTGCGTTTCAGCCGCGATGAACATCCGCGCAGCACCTCGCTGGAGGCGCTGGCTAAACTGCGCGGCGTGGTCCGCACCGACGGCAGCGTTACCGCCGGTAACGCCTCCGGCGTCAACGACGGCGCCTGCGCGCTGCTGTTGGCCAGTGAACAGGCGATGTCGGCGAATGATTTACAGCCGCTGGCGCGGGTTGTCGGCGTGGCGACAGCGGGGGTGGCGCCGCGGATTATGGGCTTCGGCCCGGCGCCGGCGGTGCGTAAGGTGCTGGCGCAAACCGGGCTGACGCTGGCGCAGATGGATGTCATCGAACTGAATGAGGCTTTTGCCGCGCAGGCGCTGGCGGTTACCCGTGATTTAGGTCTGCCGGATGATGCCGCCCACGTTAACCCCAACGGCGGGGCCATTGCGCTGGGTCATCCGCTGGGGGCTTCCGGCGGACGTCTGGCGATGACCGCCGCTTATCAGCTGAAGCGTACCGGCGGCCGCTATGCGCTGTGCACGATGTGTATCGGCGTGGGTCAGGGGATTGCGCTGATTATTGAACGCGTTTAA
- a CDS encoding 3-carboxy-cis,cis-muconate cycloisomerase, giving the protein MSLLTPMLRSSPLTDWFSDAQRVQGMLDFEAALAQAQADCGLVPQAAVSPIVNACRHALIDFDALGQSAASAGNLAIPLVKQLTARVKAQDPDAARYVHWGATSQDAIDTGFVLQLRGALAATDSLLQSLIDAFAEQAQRYQHTVMPGRTWMQHALPVTFGLKLAGTLDALLRWQQRLIEMRPRVLALQFGGAAGTLDSLKQQAPQVAQALAQTLDLQLPDTPWHSQRDRFLEVGAWFAGVCGTLGKFANDFSLLMQTEVAEVGEPLAEGRGGSSTMPHKRNPVSCAAILTAAQRTPGLVATLYAGQIQQHERALGGWQAEWETLPELIMLVGGALAQTDMLVREMQVFVHKMRADLDITHGLIMAEAVTLALAEFIGKAEAHHRVEALCRQALDRNGLLVDLLAADPLVSQYLSRERLNALLDPATATGSAERFVRQVLARYQEQHHES; this is encoded by the coding sequence ATGAGTTTGTTGACCCCCATGTTGCGCAGCAGTCCGTTAACCGACTGGTTCAGCGATGCGCAGCGGGTACAGGGTATGCTGGATTTCGAAGCCGCGCTGGCGCAGGCGCAGGCCGACTGCGGGCTGGTGCCGCAGGCGGCAGTCTCGCCGATAGTCAACGCCTGCCGGCATGCGCTTATCGATTTCGACGCGCTGGGACAATCGGCGGCCAGCGCCGGCAATCTGGCTATTCCGCTGGTCAAACAGCTGACTGCGCGGGTGAAAGCGCAGGATCCGGACGCCGCGCGCTATGTCCATTGGGGCGCCACCAGCCAGGACGCTATCGATACCGGCTTTGTTCTGCAACTGCGGGGCGCGCTGGCGGCGACGGATAGCCTGCTACAAAGCCTGATTGACGCGTTCGCCGAACAGGCGCAGCGCTATCAACATACGGTGATGCCGGGGCGCACCTGGATGCAGCATGCGCTACCGGTCACCTTTGGCCTTAAACTGGCGGGGACGCTGGATGCGCTGCTGCGCTGGCAACAGCGGTTGATTGAGATGCGCCCACGGGTGCTGGCGCTGCAGTTTGGCGGTGCGGCGGGCACGCTTGATTCATTGAAACAGCAGGCGCCGCAGGTGGCGCAGGCGTTGGCGCAAACCCTCGACCTGCAGTTGCCGGATACGCCATGGCATAGCCAGCGCGACCGTTTCCTCGAAGTCGGCGCCTGGTTCGCTGGCGTTTGCGGCACTCTGGGAAAATTCGCCAATGATTTTTCGCTGCTGATGCAAACCGAGGTTGCGGAAGTCGGCGAGCCGCTGGCGGAAGGGCGCGGGGGCTCCTCGACCATGCCGCACAAACGTAACCCGGTCTCCTGCGCGGCGATTCTAACCGCGGCGCAGCGCACGCCGGGGCTGGTCGCCACCCTCTACGCCGGCCAAATCCAACAGCATGAGCGCGCGCTCGGCGGCTGGCAGGCGGAATGGGAAACGCTACCGGAGCTGATTATGCTGGTGGGCGGGGCGCTGGCGCAAACTGACATGCTGGTGCGCGAGATGCAGGTTTTCGTGCATAAGATGCGTGCCGACCTTGATATCACTCACGGGCTGATTATGGCGGAAGCGGTGACCCTGGCGCTGGCGGAGTTTATCGGCAAAGCCGAGGCGCACCATCGTGTAGAAGCGCTGTGTCGTCAGGCGTTGGATCGCAATGGCTTGCTTGTCGATTTGCTGGCGGCCGACCCGCTGGTCAGTCAGTATCTCTCCCGCGAACGTTTAAACGCGCTACTGGATCCTGCAACGGCTACCGGTAGCGCCGAACGCTTTGTGCGCCAGGTACTGGCGCGTTATCAGGAGCAACATCATGAATCTTGA